From Streptomyces cyaneogriseus subsp. noncyanogenus, the proteins below share one genomic window:
- a CDS encoding SigE family RNA polymerase sigma factor, with translation MTTPVCTRASEAAAAATQTLSYPSFASYVRARQPVLLRTARSLTANPSDAEDLLQTALTKTYVAWERIEDHRALDGYVRRALLNTRTSQWRKRKVDEFACDELPEPEPAPGGDDPAERQALRDAMWRAVMRLPARQRAMVVLRYYEDLSEAQTAAVLGVSVGTVKSAVSRALGKLREDPELRVSGP, from the coding sequence ATGACCACACCCGTCTGCACCAGAGCTTCGGAGGCCGCCGCGGCAGCGACGCAGACCCTCTCGTACCCGTCCTTCGCGTCGTACGTCAGGGCCCGCCAGCCGGTGCTGCTGCGTACCGCCCGGTCGCTGACCGCGAATCCCAGTGACGCGGAGGACCTGCTGCAGACCGCGCTCACCAAGACGTACGTCGCCTGGGAGCGGATAGAGGACCACCGCGCGCTCGACGGCTATGTGCGCCGGGCGCTGCTGAACACCCGGACCTCCCAGTGGCGCAAGCGCAAGGTCGACGAGTTCGCCTGCGACGAGCTGCCGGAGCCGGAACCGGCGCCCGGCGGCGACGACCCGGCCGAGCGGCAGGCGCTGCGCGACGCGATGTGGCGGGCGGTCATGCGGCTGCCCGCCCGGCAGCGGGCGATGGTCGTCCTGCGCTACTACGAGGATCTCAGCGAGGCCCAGACGGCCGCCGTGCTCGGCGTCTCCGTCGGCACGGTGAAGTCGGCGGTGTCGCGGGCGCTGGGCAAGCTGCGGGAGGACCCGGAGCTGCGCGTGTCCGGACCGTGA
- a CDS encoding long-chain fatty acid--CoA ligase, with product MSPREDAVLSTMQDVPLLISRILTHGAAVHGTSQVTTWTGEGEPHRRSFAEIGARAAQLAHALRTELQVTGDERVATLMWNNAEHVEAYFAIPSMGAVLHTLNLRLPPEQLVWIVRHAADRVVIANGSLLPLLAPLLPHLETVEHVVVSGPGDRSLLAGARVRVHEYEELIAGKPTAYDWPELDERTATAMCYTSGTTGDPKGVVYSHRSVYLHSMQVNMAQSMGLTDADTSLVVVPQFHVNAWGLPHATFMTGVNLLMPDRFLQPAPLAEMIESERPTHAAAVPTIWQGLLAELTAKPRDVSSLTQVTIGGSACPPSLMEAFDRLGMRVCHAWGMTETSPLGTVARPPAHAAGTEAEFGYRLTQGRFPAGVEARLTGPGGERLPWDGESAGELEVRGPWIAGAYYNGPGAEPLRPADKFSEDGWLKTGDVGTISSDGYLTLTDRAKDVIKSGGEWISSVELENALMAHPAVAEAAVVAVPDDKWGERPLATVVLKEGATADFAALRAFLADEGKIAKWQLPERWAVIESVPKTSVGKFDKKVLRRRYAEGHLDVTRL from the coding sequence ATGTCGCCCCGGGAGGATGCCGTGCTGAGCACCATGCAGGACGTACCGCTGCTGATCTCGAGGATCCTGACGCACGGGGCGGCGGTCCACGGCACCTCACAGGTGACCACCTGGACCGGTGAGGGCGAACCGCACCGCCGCTCCTTCGCGGAGATCGGCGCCCGCGCGGCCCAGCTGGCGCACGCCCTGCGCACGGAGCTCCAGGTCACCGGCGACGAGCGGGTGGCGACCCTGATGTGGAACAACGCCGAGCACGTCGAGGCCTACTTCGCCATCCCCTCCATGGGCGCCGTGCTCCACACCCTCAACCTCCGCCTCCCGCCGGAGCAACTGGTCTGGATCGTGCGGCACGCCGCCGACCGGGTCGTGATCGCCAACGGCTCCCTGCTTCCGCTCCTCGCCCCGCTGCTGCCCCATCTGGAGACGGTCGAGCACGTCGTCGTCTCCGGCCCGGGCGACCGCTCCCTGCTGGCCGGGGCCCGGGTCCGGGTGCACGAGTACGAGGAGCTGATCGCGGGCAAGCCGACGGCGTACGACTGGCCGGAGCTGGACGAGCGCACGGCCACCGCGATGTGCTACACCTCCGGCACCACCGGCGACCCCAAGGGCGTGGTCTACAGCCACCGCTCCGTCTACCTGCACTCCATGCAGGTCAACATGGCCCAGTCCATGGGCCTGACCGACGCGGACACCTCGCTGGTGGTGGTGCCCCAGTTCCATGTGAACGCGTGGGGCCTGCCGCACGCCACCTTCATGACCGGCGTGAACCTCCTCATGCCGGACCGCTTCCTGCAACCCGCGCCGCTCGCCGAGATGATCGAGAGCGAGCGGCCCACGCACGCCGCCGCCGTCCCCACCATCTGGCAGGGCCTGCTCGCCGAGCTGACCGCCAAGCCCCGGGACGTCTCCTCCCTCACCCAGGTCACCATCGGCGGCTCCGCCTGCCCGCCCTCCCTGATGGAGGCGTTCGACCGGCTGGGCATGCGGGTCTGCCACGCCTGGGGCATGACGGAGACTTCCCCGCTCGGCACGGTCGCCCGTCCGCCGGCCCACGCGGCCGGCACGGAGGCGGAGTTCGGCTACCGCCTCACCCAGGGCCGCTTCCCGGCCGGTGTCGAGGCCCGCCTCACCGGCCCCGGCGGCGAACGCCTCCCCTGGGACGGCGAGTCGGCGGGCGAGCTGGAGGTCCGCGGCCCCTGGATCGCGGGCGCCTACTACAACGGCCCCGGCGCCGAACCGCTGCGCCCGGCCGACAAGTTCAGCGAGGACGGCTGGCTCAAGACGGGCGACGTCGGCACGATCTCCTCGGACGGCTACCTCACCCTCACCGACCGGGCCAAGGACGTCATCAAGTCCGGCGGCGAGTGGATCTCGTCGGTCGAGCTGGAGAACGCCCTGATGGCCCACCCCGCCGTCGCCGAGGCCGCCGTGGTGGCCGTCCCCGACGACAAATGGGGCGAGCGCCCGCTGGCCACCGTCGTCCTCAAGGAGGGCGCCACCGCCGACTTCGCCGCCCTGCGCGCCTTCCTCGCCGACGAGGGCAAGATCGCCAAGTGGCAGCTCCCGGAGCGCTGGGCGGTCATCGAGTCGGTGCCGAAGACGAGCGTCGGCAAGTTCGACAAGAAGGTGCTGCGCCGGCGGTACGCCGAGGGACACCTGGACGTCACCCGGCTCTGA
- a CDS encoding MFS transporter has translation MPSAPATARPLRSPVEQPGGHRSSLFLVLIAVCTAVTAANIYLAAPLLPLIARDYGSTASAVAWIASVAQGGYAVGLLFFAPLGDGANRRRLVGALTVVTTVALIGAAAAPGTAALAVAVFVAAAATVIPQLLVPLVAERAPADRRARHVAAVIAGLFTGIVAARVLGGLAGQAFGWRWVFAGSAVLTLLLGLATSRALPSERRPGAPSFLAGIAALPGLLRRSPDLWRACARQAGMYGAWSAVWTSLALLLTGPAYGLSTATAGLFGLFGLTASAVAPLAGGMVDRFGAAKVVRTAFLVAAVSVPLFWLGGHALVALFAAAVAIHAALVASHVANQTLALTTTATPAAANTAYVVSGFAGGALASALAGPAFGHLGWHGVCAVAGVWLLLGWAATAVRR, from the coding sequence ATGCCGTCAGCCCCCGCCACCGCCCGTCCGCTCCGGTCCCCCGTGGAGCAGCCGGGCGGACACCGGTCCTCCCTCTTCCTGGTCCTCATCGCCGTCTGCACGGCCGTCACGGCGGCCAACATCTACCTCGCGGCCCCGCTGCTCCCCCTCATCGCCCGCGACTACGGCTCCACCGCCTCCGCCGTGGCCTGGATCGCCTCGGTGGCGCAGGGCGGCTACGCCGTGGGCCTGCTCTTCTTCGCCCCGCTCGGAGACGGCGCCAACCGGCGCCGCCTGGTCGGCGCCCTCACCGTGGTCACCACGGTCGCGCTGATCGGCGCCGCCGCCGCGCCCGGCACGGCGGCCCTCGCCGTGGCCGTCTTCGTGGCCGCCGCCGCGACCGTCATCCCCCAGCTGCTCGTCCCCCTGGTCGCCGAGCGCGCCCCCGCCGACCGCCGGGCCCGCCATGTCGCCGCCGTCATCGCCGGTCTGTTCACCGGCATCGTCGCCGCCCGGGTGCTGGGCGGACTGGCCGGACAGGCGTTCGGCTGGCGGTGGGTCTTCGCGGGCTCGGCCGTCCTCACCCTGCTCCTGGGCCTGGCGACCTCGCGGGCCCTCCCCTCGGAGCGCCGCCCCGGCGCCCCCTCCTTCCTGGCCGGCATCGCCGCCCTGCCGGGTCTGCTGCGCCGCTCGCCCGACCTGTGGCGGGCCTGTGCGCGCCAGGCCGGGATGTACGGCGCGTGGAGCGCGGTGTGGACCTCGCTGGCCCTGCTGCTGACCGGCCCCGCCTACGGCCTGTCGACCGCGACCGCGGGGCTGTTCGGCCTGTTCGGGCTGACCGCGAGCGCCGTGGCCCCGCTGGCGGGCGGCATGGTGGACCGCTTCGGCGCGGCCAAGGTCGTACGGACCGCCTTCCTGGTCGCGGCGGTGTCGGTGCCGCTGTTCTGGCTGGGCGGGCACGCGCTCGTGGCCCTGTTCGCCGCCGCGGTCGCGATCCACGCCGCCCTGGTCGCCTCCCACGTCGCCAACCAGACCCTGGCGCTGACCACGACGGCCACCCCGGCCGCCGCCAACACCGCGTACGTCGTCTCCGGCTTCGCGGGCGGCGCGCTCGCCTCCGCCCTGGCCGGCCCCGCCTTCGGCCACCTCGGCTGGCACGGGGTCTGCGCGGTGGCCGGCGTGTGGCTGCTGCTGGGCTGGGCGGCGACAGCCGTACGGCGGTGA
- a CDS encoding TetR family transcriptional regulator produces the protein MAARDPEATKARIFQAAIAEFSRYGIAGARIDRIASEAKANKQLIYAYFGNKAELFTQVLGRCMVDLAAAVPVDPDDIDGWLDRLMDYHAAHPELLRLLFWEGIEYGTAELPDEAARQQHYAEKVAAVADSQARGVISDAIPARDLLFLLIAMANYATVVPQMSRILVGGEDAARDRLRRSVKEAARRLVAT, from the coding sequence ATGGCAGCAAGGGACCCCGAGGCCACGAAGGCCCGGATCTTCCAGGCGGCGATCGCCGAGTTCTCCCGGTACGGCATCGCGGGCGCCAGGATCGACCGCATCGCGAGCGAGGCCAAGGCCAACAAGCAGCTCATCTACGCCTACTTCGGCAACAAGGCGGAGCTGTTCACCCAGGTGCTCGGCCGCTGCATGGTCGATCTGGCCGCCGCGGTGCCGGTCGACCCGGACGACATCGACGGCTGGCTGGACCGGCTGATGGACTACCACGCCGCCCACCCCGAACTACTGCGCCTGCTGTTCTGGGAGGGCATCGAGTACGGCACGGCCGAGCTGCCCGACGAGGCCGCGCGCCAGCAGCACTACGCCGAGAAGGTCGCCGCCGTGGCGGACAGCCAGGCGCGGGGCGTGATCAGCGACGCCATCCCGGCCCGGGACCTGCTCTTCCTGCTGATCGCCATGGCCAACTACGCCACCGTCGTCCCGCAGATGAGCCGCATCCTCGTCGGCGGGGAAGACGCCGCCCGGGACCGCCTGCGCAGGTCGGTGAAGGAGGCGGCCCGCAGGCTGGTCGCCACCTGA
- a CDS encoding PAS domain-containing protein gives MSSRPSRGAARLAAILDALPDALVLVNANGTVVNANTIALETFETPGTALVGRGLLDLLPQFDSKLIPGSMRRPDHLDPRARTKPTRMIARRTDGTEFPVEVTSANLENGQQAYDGYGYTGDELLMLVVRDLSGTVDTEAELARSQRQTEMILRAASEGVVGTDTDGRIVLVNPAAAQILGYRAGELGGRELHTLILHSRADGSPFPYDESPLADTLRSGRKHRVRGQVVYAKNGDKVPVDLTTAPVRDGDQLVGAVMTFADRRPYEALVKEREDAERRHAEELERVAEEHASELTALRQKHVTEVEELREKHAEELAAGEERYAALGEREKDRYEALAARHEQLLTLLGVSLRGPLEELRRELSALAADDAGQLWPEANQVLHHLSAGYSRITTLIDNVLGYQRLDTGAEGLSRTKVMLDAVVTAGVDGAVELVGPGRVQFAVHAPPIEAEVDPRLLATALAHLVADVAGVDATGNAPVSATGYMDSTVVVAAAQRGEVVRIEVRGPYAGGDPVHEPIVRGIVRAHGGVLQTHEVPGMSGSAYVLEVPIGAGAGAVAAGTGPAAEDAAPGAAPETGAEPGPAGEPAEGAARPALAPPAPAAEAGGAGERTGGGRRRARRVDAFLESDLVAPGGDTDGSGVPGAEGEGAVPTGRRRRRAAEAPAPVPAPAAPLPGEVPGGTGRRRRRPSDDAAAAAGQASGVAEGAVVTAAEHAAGTAASGTGLGGTVPPQGVPAPSGRRARHPADEQHALPPALPAPSGEADPSAPDDPSRPTGRRRRALASAAERAAAQEAGPRQVFALPPAEADRPAGAAGGVRPTETPAAPATPAAPGAGVPQAPRMPQAPQSPRGPVPVGAEGPAVPEPSASAAAPGADIPAQARGHRPAHGTDAAGTAGAMPSGAGASGDGEAGEGRHDAVPHDQSAGHTAPQPHPVTDSTGRRRRPVAVPPGAPVPAVPPAGTQGQGVAVPAQGVPVQDTAGRGVPVAAQGGPAARATARTPGEIPGQAPAPIPGQAQGRVPGQIPAPVPASAPASVPSSVPATAAVPGRTPEQAAEAPSAGQAQPQGGSAPTASNAPIATGQAGHAAGQTGHIGQIGQTGHQAGVPAPQSGTIAQPLPQPQAAPRPPQQAPDEAVAGPPGPAAQAVPAPQPWPVAGETPAPGTPVPPDGAANAVPAHGTAAPVPPGDVPEESRAAGAAAPVPPAAPAPAPGAPLPGTAPLPPESPRPAQPLPAEAAVPVDPHSTQGRSISVRTLGQGVPFTRQAAQVQQPSATPAPHQPGGSGRRRKLGTPPDPAAARPEQGARPHPAAEQPRTPGQPQPGAPAPTGQPPRLAQASEGAGRSYAIGAPDENAAEGPEPLDGPGGAVEVADTPRPQPLDDELPPEPLDNPRRLLVWPAPDVSTQQALSDRGYRPVIVHSREEVDAQIAAFPAALFVDPLTGPITRTALQSLRQAAVAAEVPVLVTAGLGQASRDAAYGADPAVLLKALAPRDSEQHPPRVLLIEEHPEIALALTATLERRGMHVARAASDADAVALATQFRPNLVVMDLMRVHRRQAGIVDWLRANGQLNRTPLVVYTAAVDPADLPRLASGETVLFLAERSTSTEVQSRIVDLLARIGTN, from the coding sequence GTGAGCAGCAGGCCATCCCGAGGCGCTGCTCGCCTCGCAGCCATACTGGACGCGCTGCCCGACGCGTTGGTGCTGGTCAACGCCAACGGGACCGTCGTCAACGCGAACACCATCGCCCTGGAGACCTTCGAGACGCCGGGGACCGCGCTGGTCGGCCGCGGGCTGCTGGACCTGCTGCCCCAGTTCGACTCCAAGCTCATCCCCGGCTCCATGCGGCGGCCGGACCACCTCGACCCGCGGGCCCGGACCAAGCCGACCCGGATGATCGCCCGCCGCACCGACGGCACCGAGTTCCCCGTCGAGGTCACCAGCGCCAACCTGGAGAACGGGCAGCAGGCGTACGACGGTTACGGCTACACCGGCGACGAGCTGCTGATGCTCGTCGTCCGCGACCTGTCCGGCACCGTCGACACCGAGGCCGAGCTCGCGCGTTCGCAGCGGCAGACCGAGATGATCCTGCGGGCCGCCTCCGAGGGCGTCGTCGGCACGGACACCGACGGGCGGATCGTGCTGGTCAACCCGGCCGCCGCGCAGATACTGGGCTACCGGGCCGGTGAACTCGGCGGTCGCGAGCTGCACACCCTCATCCTGCACTCCCGCGCCGACGGCTCCCCCTTCCCGTACGACGAGTCGCCGCTCGCCGACACCCTGCGCTCCGGGCGCAAGCACCGGGTGCGCGGGCAGGTCGTGTACGCCAAGAACGGCGACAAGGTGCCGGTCGACCTGACGACCGCGCCCGTCCGCGACGGCGACCAGCTCGTCGGCGCCGTGATGACCTTCGCCGACCGGCGGCCCTACGAGGCGCTCGTGAAGGAGCGGGAGGACGCCGAGCGGCGGCACGCCGAGGAACTGGAGCGGGTCGCCGAGGAGCACGCCTCCGAGCTGACCGCGCTGCGCCAGAAGCACGTCACCGAGGTCGAGGAGCTCCGCGAGAAGCACGCGGAGGAGCTGGCCGCGGGCGAGGAGCGCTACGCCGCGCTCGGGGAGCGCGAGAAGGACCGGTACGAGGCGCTCGCCGCCCGGCACGAGCAGTTGCTCACCCTGCTCGGCGTCTCCCTGCGCGGCCCGCTGGAGGAGCTGCGGCGCGAGCTGTCCGCGCTGGCCGCGGACGATGCCGGGCAGCTGTGGCCCGAGGCCAACCAGGTGCTCCACCACCTGTCGGCCGGCTACTCCCGGATCACCACGCTGATCGACAACGTCCTCGGCTACCAGCGGCTCGACACCGGCGCCGAGGGCCTGTCCCGTACGAAGGTGATGCTGGACGCCGTCGTCACCGCCGGGGTCGACGGGGCCGTCGAGCTGGTCGGGCCGGGACGGGTGCAGTTCGCCGTGCACGCGCCGCCCATCGAGGCCGAGGTCGACCCGCGGCTGCTGGCGACCGCGCTGGCGCACCTCGTCGCCGATGTCGCGGGGGTCGACGCGACCGGCAACGCGCCGGTGTCGGCGACCGGTTACATGGACAGCACCGTCGTGGTGGCGGCGGCGCAGCGCGGCGAGGTCGTACGGATCGAGGTGCGCGGACCGTACGCCGGGGGAGACCCGGTGCACGAGCCGATCGTGCGCGGGATCGTGCGGGCCCACGGCGGTGTGCTCCAGACGCACGAGGTGCCGGGCATGAGCGGCAGCGCGTACGTGCTGGAGGTGCCGATCGGGGCCGGAGCGGGGGCCGTCGCCGCCGGAACCGGGCCCGCCGCCGAGGACGCGGCGCCCGGGGCCGCCCCGGAGACCGGCGCGGAACCCGGCCCGGCCGGTGAGCCCGCCGAGGGCGCGGCGCGTCCCGCCCTGGCCCCGCCCGCCCCGGCCGCCGAGGCCGGCGGTGCGGGAGAGCGGACCGGCGGCGGGCGCCGGCGGGCACGGCGCGTCGACGCGTTCCTGGAGAGCGACCTCGTGGCCCCGGGCGGTGACACGGACGGTTCCGGCGTCCCCGGCGCCGAAGGGGAAGGGGCCGTGCCGACCGGACGCCGCAGGAGGCGCGCGGCCGAGGCGCCCGCGCCCGTCCCGGCACCGGCCGCGCCGCTGCCGGGCGAGGTGCCCGGCGGTACCGGCCGCCGTCGCCGCCGGCCGTCCGACGACGCGGCCGCGGCCGCGGGGCAGGCTTCCGGCGTGGCCGAGGGTGCCGTCGTCACGGCCGCCGAGCACGCCGCGGGGACCGCGGCCTCGGGCACCGGTCTGGGCGGCACCGTGCCGCCGCAGGGCGTCCCCGCCCCGTCCGGTCGGCGGGCCCGGCATCCCGCCGACGAACAGCACGCACTGCCGCCGGCGCTGCCCGCGCCGTCCGGTGAGGCCGACCCGTCCGCCCCGGACGACCCGTCCCGGCCGACCGGACGCAGGCGGCGCGCCCTGGCCTCGGCGGCCGAACGCGCCGCGGCGCAGGAGGCCGGGCCCCGTCAGGTGTTCGCCCTGCCGCCCGCCGAGGCGGACCGGCCCGCCGGAGCGGCGGGCGGTGTCCGGCCGACGGAAACCCCGGCGGCTCCGGCAACTCCGGCAGCTCCGGGAGCCGGGGTGCCGCAGGCGCCGCGGATGCCGCAGGCACCGCAGAGCCCTCGTGGGCCTGTTCCGGTGGGTGCGGAGGGTCCGGCGGTGCCGGAGCCTTCCGCGTCGGCCGCGGCGCCTGGGGCCGACATCCCCGCTCAGGCGCGGGGCCACCGACCGGCGCACGGTACGGACGCCGCCGGGACGGCCGGTGCGATGCCCTCCGGTGCGGGGGCTTCCGGTGACGGTGAGGCCGGCGAGGGCCGGCACGACGCCGTACCGCACGACCAGTCCGCCGGGCACACCGCGCCGCAGCCGCATCCGGTGACCGATTCGACCGGCCGGCGTCGCCGGCCCGTGGCCGTGCCGCCGGGTGCTCCGGTCCCGGCCGTCCCGCCGGCCGGGACCCAGGGCCAGGGGGTCGCCGTTCCCGCGCAGGGCGTTCCGGTCCAGGACACCGCGGGCCGGGGGGTGCCGGTCGCGGCGCAGGGCGGCCCTGCCGCGCGGGCGACGGCCCGGACCCCCGGCGAGATCCCGGGACAGGCCCCGGCCCCGATTCCGGGGCAGGCTCAGGGCCGCGTCCCGGGGCAGATTCCGGCTCCGGTCCCGGCTTCGGCGCCGGCCTCGGTGCCGTCCTCGGTGCCCGCCACGGCGGCGGTGCCCGGCCGCACGCCGGAGCAGGCCGCGGAAGCGCCGTCCGCCGGGCAGGCGCAGCCGCAGGGTGGCTCCGCGCCGACCGCGTCGAATGCGCCGATCGCGACCGGTCAGGCCGGTCACGCGGCCGGACAGACCGGACACATCGGGCAGATCGGGCAGACGGGTCATCAGGCCGGGGTGCCCGCCCCGCAGTCCGGCACGATCGCCCAGCCCCTCCCGCAGCCGCAGGCAGCGCCCCGGCCACCCCAGCAGGCGCCGGACGAGGCGGTCGCCGGCCCGCCCGGTCCCGCCGCGCAGGCTGTCCCCGCGCCACAGCCGTGGCCCGTCGCCGGTGAGACCCCGGCTCCCGGCACCCCCGTGCCGCCGGACGGCGCCGCGAACGCCGTACCCGCGCACGGCACCGCCGCCCCGGTACCGCCCGGTGACGTCCCGGAGGAGTCCCGCGCGGCCGGTGCCGCCGCCCCCGTGCCGCCGGCCGCGCCGGCACCCGCGCCGGGTGCGCCGCTCCCGGGGACGGCTCCGCTGCCGCCGGAGTCCCCGCGGCCCGCGCAGCCGCTGCCCGCGGAGGCCGCGGTGCCGGTGGACCCGCACTCCACGCAGGGGCGGTCGATCAGCGTGCGCACGCTGGGCCAGGGCGTGCCGTTCACCCGGCAGGCCGCCCAGGTGCAGCAGCCGTCGGCCACGCCCGCGCCGCACCAGCCGGGCGGTTCGGGCCGGCGCCGCAAGCTGGGGACGCCGCCCGACCCGGCCGCCGCCCGGCCGGAGCAGGGTGCCCGGCCGCACCCGGCGGCCGAGCAGCCGCGCACACCGGGGCAGCCGCAGCCGGGCGCTCCGGCGCCGACGGGCCAGCCGCCCCGGCTCGCACAGGCCAGTGAGGGTGCCGGACGGTCGTACGCCATAGGCGCGCCCGACGAGAACGCCGCCGAGGGGCCCGAGCCGCTGGACGGTCCCGGCGGGGCCGTCGAGGTGGCGGACACCCCGCGTCCGCAGCCGCTGGACGACGAGCTGCCGCCGGAGCCGCTGGACAACCCGCGCCGGCTGCTGGTGTGGCCCGCGCCGGACGTGTCCACGCAGCAGGCGCTGAGCGACCGCGGCTACCGGCCGGTGATCGTGCACTCGCGCGAGGAGGTCGACGCGCAGATCGCGGCCTTCCCCGCCGCGCTGTTCGTCGACCCGCTGACCGGGCCGATCACGCGCACGGCGCTCCAGTCGCTGCGGCAGGCGGCGGTCGCGGCCGAGGTGCCGGTGCTGGTCACGGCCGGGCTCGGGCAGGCGTCGCGGGACGCCGCCTACGGTGCCGACCCCGCGGTGCTGCTGAAGGCGCTCGCCCCGCGCGACAGCGAGCAGCACCCGCCGCGCGTGCTGCTCATCGAGGAGCACCCGGAGATCGCGCTCGCGCTGACCGCCACGCTGGAACGGCGCGGGATGCACGTGGCGCGGGCGGCGAGCGACGCCGACGCGGTGGCGCTGGCGACGCAGTTCCGGCCGAATCTGGTGGTGATGGACCTGATGCGGGTGCACCGGCGCCAGGCCGGCATCGTGGACTGGCTGCGCGCGAACGGGCAGCTCAACCGCACCCCGCTGGTCGTCTACACGGCCGCCGTCGACCCGGCCGACCTGCCGCGCCTGGCCTCGGGGGAGACGGTGCTGTTCCTCGCGGAGCGGTCCACCAGCACCGAGGTGCAGTCGCGGATCGTCGACCTGCTGGCCCGGATCGGCACCAACTAG